One segment of Mycolicibacterium sp. YH-1 DNA contains the following:
- a CDS encoding nuclear transport factor 2 family protein, translating to MNSDLIRLESRLRQLEDERCVQRLIASYGPYVDAADADGAAALWAADGSYDVEGWHMDSADDVHAMVSATSHRELVDSGCCHFLGPAVVTVTGDTAVAVCESLVLLRREQPTPGTILGHAAWNGSPAEYLVWRATANHFELTRIDEVWRISKRTSRLLNGNPVAHGLLTAGLAGERTGTN from the coding sequence ATGAACAGTGACCTGATAAGGCTCGAGTCACGACTGCGGCAGCTCGAGGACGAGCGATGCGTGCAACGGCTCATCGCCTCCTACGGGCCATACGTCGATGCGGCGGATGCGGACGGTGCCGCGGCGCTCTGGGCGGCCGACGGCAGCTACGACGTGGAGGGTTGGCACATGGACAGCGCCGACGACGTCCACGCCATGGTCAGTGCGACGTCGCACAGGGAACTCGTCGACTCGGGCTGCTGCCACTTCCTGGGACCCGCCGTGGTCACGGTGACCGGTGACACCGCCGTCGCGGTGTGTGAATCACTCGTGCTTCTTCGGCGTGAACAGCCGACTCCTGGAACGATACTCGGGCACGCCGCGTGGAACGGCTCGCCTGCCGAGTATCTTGTGTGGCGGGCGACGGCCAATCACTTCGAACTCACGCGCATCGACGAGGTCTGGCGGATCTCGAAGCGCACCAGTCGGCTGCTCAACGGGAATCCCGTGGCGCACGGGCTGCTCACCGCCGGGCTCGCAGGTGAGCGGACAGGGACAAACTGA
- the bphC gene encoding biphenyl-2,3-diol 1,2-dioxygenase, protein MSELKSLGYVKVQATDIPRWRRFAFDVLGFAQGSGPDEDSLYLRMDERAARIVVQPGDSDRIVSVGWEVRDGAALQRVKVALDAAGVPFKELSLAEADARRVEAVIAFDDPAGTAVEVFHGPVLDHSPVVTPFGARFLTGDQGLGHVVLPALDVPGLFEFYTEVLGFRSRGAFRVPTPPEFGPVRVRFLGINERHHSLAICPAATVRDPGLIHLMVEVDSLDAVGQALDRVNKDGFQLSSTLGRHTNDKMVSFYVRAPGDWDIEFGTEGMRVDESHYTAEEITADSYWGHEWVSDLSAAMRP, encoded by the coding sequence ATGAGTGAGCTGAAGAGCCTGGGCTACGTCAAAGTCCAAGCCACCGACATCCCCCGCTGGCGTCGCTTCGCGTTCGACGTCCTGGGTTTCGCGCAGGGATCCGGCCCCGACGAGGACTCCCTGTATCTACGCATGGACGAGCGCGCCGCGCGCATCGTCGTGCAGCCAGGCGACAGCGACAGGATCGTGTCCGTGGGCTGGGAGGTCCGCGACGGCGCGGCCCTGCAGCGCGTCAAGGTCGCGTTGGATGCCGCGGGTGTGCCGTTCAAGGAGCTGTCACTGGCAGAGGCCGACGCTCGGCGCGTGGAGGCAGTCATCGCCTTTGACGACCCGGCGGGCACAGCGGTTGAGGTGTTCCACGGACCTGTGCTCGACCACAGTCCCGTCGTCACCCCGTTCGGCGCCAGGTTCCTGACGGGTGATCAGGGCCTCGGCCACGTGGTGCTGCCAGCGCTCGATGTCCCCGGTCTGTTCGAGTTCTACACCGAGGTGCTGGGATTCAGGTCCCGTGGCGCCTTCCGCGTGCCGACGCCGCCAGAGTTCGGGCCGGTGCGCGTCCGGTTCCTCGGTATCAACGAGCGCCATCACAGCCTGGCGATCTGTCCCGCGGCGACAGTGCGCGACCCCGGCCTGATCCACCTCATGGTGGAGGTGGACTCCCTCGACGCGGTCGGCCAAGCCCTGGACCGGGTGAACAAGGACGGCTTCCAGCTGTCCTCCACCCTGGGCAGGCACACCAACGACAAGATGGTGTCGTTCTACGTGCGCGCCCCCGGGGACTGGGATATCGAGTTCGGCACCGAGGGCATGCGGGTCGACGAGTCTCATTACACCGCTGAGGAAATCACCGCCGACAGTTACTGGGGCCACGAATGGGTCAGCGATCTTTCGGCGGCGATGCGACCGTGA
- a CDS encoding mycofactocin-coupled SDR family oxidoreductase, giving the protein MTGRLAGKVALITGAARGIGRAQAVRFAQEGADIVALDICGPVDTVAVPPATADDLAETARLVRAAGGRVSTEVVDVRDAEGMRDAADRGAAHFGGLDIVCATAGITSRGMATELPERVWQTMLDVNLTGVWRTCKVTAPHLIARGSGAIVLVSSIAGLRGLVGVSHYTAAKHGVVGLMRSLANDMAPHGIRVNSVHPTNVDTPMIQNDVVSSAFRPDLDRPPTREEFAAAATSMNMLDIPWVEPVDVANASLFLASDEARYVTAVTLPVDAGSTQR; this is encoded by the coding sequence ATGACGGGACGGCTCGCGGGAAAGGTCGCCCTGATCACCGGGGCCGCGCGCGGAATCGGCCGCGCACAGGCCGTGCGGTTCGCCCAGGAGGGCGCCGACATCGTCGCCCTCGACATCTGCGGCCCCGTCGACACGGTCGCGGTGCCCCCTGCCACCGCGGATGACCTCGCCGAAACGGCACGGCTGGTCCGCGCCGCCGGTGGTCGAGTGAGCACCGAGGTGGTCGACGTGCGCGACGCCGAGGGAATGCGCGACGCGGCAGACCGCGGCGCCGCACACTTCGGCGGCCTCGACATCGTCTGTGCCACGGCGGGCATCACCTCACGGGGTATGGCGACCGAGCTGCCCGAACGTGTCTGGCAGACGATGCTGGACGTCAACCTGACGGGAGTCTGGCGGACGTGCAAGGTCACGGCTCCGCACCTGATCGCGCGGGGCAGCGGCGCGATAGTCCTGGTGAGTTCGATCGCGGGCCTGCGCGGACTGGTCGGGGTGTCGCACTACACGGCGGCCAAACACGGTGTGGTCGGATTGATGCGCAGCCTGGCCAATGACATGGCGCCGCACGGAATTCGGGTCAACTCGGTACACCCCACCAACGTCGACACGCCGATGATCCAGAACGACGTCGTCAGCAGTGCATTCCGGCCCGATCTGGATCGCCCGCCGACCCGCGAGGAGTTCGCAGCGGCAGCAACGTCGATGAACATGCTCGACATCCCGTGGGTGGAACCGGTCGACGTGGCCAACGCCAGTCTGTTCCTGGCCTCAGATGAGGCCCGCTACGTCACCGCCGTCACGCTGCCCGTCGATGCGGGCAGCACACAACGATAG
- a CDS encoding 2Fe-2S iron-sulfur cluster binding domain-containing protein, with protein sequence MADVDAHATQTAAVVEVDLDGTQHRLTWPRDRSLVDTMLDAGIDVPHSCREGHCGSCVATVLTGRVAMAECDILEPADIAEGLVLACQARPVSDDVHIEF encoded by the coding sequence ATGGCAGATGTCGATGCACACGCGACGCAAACAGCGGCGGTTGTCGAGGTCGATCTGGACGGCACGCAGCACCGGTTGACGTGGCCGCGCGACCGTAGCCTCGTGGACACCATGCTCGACGCGGGAATCGACGTGCCGCACTCCTGTCGCGAGGGGCACTGCGGCTCGTGTGTCGCCACGGTGTTGACGGGCCGGGTCGCGATGGCCGAGTGCGACATCCTCGAACCCGCCGACATAGCAGAAGGGCTGGTTCTGGCCTGCCAGGCCCGTCCCGTCAGCGACGATGTACACATCGAGTTCTGA
- a CDS encoding SDR family oxidoreductase, with translation MGTYAVTGSASGMGRAAADKLRAAGHTVIGVDLRDADVIADLSTQEGRRAAGREVLAAAGECLDGAVLAAGIGPAPGPDQARRIFEVNYLGVVDLLDVLRPALAAGGNAKVVVVASNSTTTVPLVPNRTVRALLAHDAARAVRALRWYGPLAPSLAYAGSKIAVSRWVRRQAVTPQWAGAGIRLNALAPGAILTPLLEKQLATPREAKAIHAFPVPVGGFGDPDQLGDWILFMLSESADFLCGSIIFVDGGSDAYLRADSWPRRVPTTGVPRYLWRFLRFKRNS, from the coding sequence ATGGGTACTTACGCAGTGACCGGATCGGCGTCTGGGATGGGTCGGGCGGCAGCCGACAAGCTGAGGGCCGCAGGCCACACCGTCATCGGGGTAGATCTCCGAGACGCTGACGTCATCGCCGATCTGTCGACGCAGGAGGGCCGACGTGCCGCGGGCCGCGAAGTGCTCGCAGCGGCGGGCGAGTGCCTCGACGGCGCCGTGCTGGCGGCCGGAATCGGCCCCGCTCCGGGTCCGGACCAGGCGCGGCGGATCTTCGAGGTCAACTACCTCGGCGTCGTCGACCTACTCGACGTTCTGCGACCCGCGTTGGCGGCCGGCGGAAACGCCAAAGTCGTGGTGGTGGCCAGCAATTCGACGACGACGGTCCCGCTGGTGCCGAACCGAACGGTCCGGGCGCTGCTCGCCCACGATGCCGCCAGGGCCGTGCGCGCGCTGCGCTGGTACGGGCCCCTCGCGCCGTCGCTCGCCTATGCAGGCTCCAAGATCGCGGTATCGCGCTGGGTACGTCGGCAGGCGGTGACACCGCAGTGGGCCGGCGCCGGAATCCGGCTCAATGCACTCGCACCCGGCGCCATCCTCACCCCGTTGTTGGAGAAGCAGCTCGCGACACCGAGGGAGGCCAAGGCCATTCACGCCTTCCCGGTGCCCGTCGGAGGATTCGGCGACCCCGACCAGCTTGGCGACTGGATTCTGTTCATGCTGTCGGAATCCGCGGACTTCCTCTGCGGCAGCATCATTTTCGTCGACGGCGGGTCGGACGCGTACCTGCGCGCCGACAGCTGGCCACGACGGGTTCCGACCACCGGTGTGCCTCGTTACCTGTGGCGATTCCTGCGTTTCAAGCGAAACAGCTAG
- a CDS encoding SDR family oxidoreductase, with the protein MPDVAKYGPWAVIAGGSEGVGAEFARMLAEDGFNLVLIARKEGPLEEVGSRCRELGADVRIISMDLLEPTAVSRIAAVTAELEVGLLIYNAGASTCNEPFLEANLTDFQKVTDLNVTRMLELVQHYGRSMVARGRGGIMLVGSLSGYMGAVRHSIYSGAKAFSRMFAESLWIELRDQGVDVLELVLGVTRTPAMERIGLNFDAPGMNVNDPAEVAREGLDHLAHGPVYVAGGNASRALDNSAPERARVVLNAHEAIRELVNLRK; encoded by the coding sequence ATGCCGGACGTCGCCAAGTACGGTCCCTGGGCGGTCATTGCAGGTGGGTCTGAGGGAGTGGGAGCCGAGTTCGCGCGCATGCTCGCTGAGGACGGCTTCAACCTGGTACTCATTGCGCGCAAGGAGGGCCCGCTCGAGGAGGTCGGCAGTCGGTGCCGTGAACTCGGCGCCGACGTGCGAATCATCTCGATGGACCTGCTGGAACCGACAGCCGTGTCTCGGATCGCCGCGGTCACTGCCGAACTCGAGGTCGGCCTCTTGATCTACAACGCCGGGGCGAGCACCTGCAACGAACCGTTTCTGGAAGCGAACCTCACCGACTTCCAAAAGGTCACCGATCTCAACGTGACTCGCATGCTCGAGCTGGTGCAGCACTACGGACGCTCAATGGTGGCGCGAGGCCGTGGCGGCATCATGCTCGTCGGATCACTGTCGGGATACATGGGCGCGGTCCGCCACTCGATCTATTCCGGCGCAAAGGCGTTCAGCAGGATGTTCGCCGAAAGCCTGTGGATCGAACTGCGCGACCAAGGCGTCGATGTCCTCGAATTGGTGCTCGGTGTCACCCGCACACCGGCGATGGAGCGCATCGGGCTGAACTTTGACGCGCCGGGCATGAACGTCAACGACCCGGCCGAGGTCGCGAGGGAGGGACTGGATCACCTCGCTCATGGCCCGGTGTACGTGGCGGGTGGCAACGCTTCGAGAGCCCTTGACAACAGCGCCCCCGAGCGCGCGCGAGTGGTCCTCAACGCGCATGAGGCCATCCGCGAACTCGTCAACCTGCGGAAGTAG
- a CDS encoding mycofactocin-coupled SDR family oxidoreductase encodes MSGLTDKVVVVTGAAQGTGRAHCERFAQEGADVIALDTDTATADLSATAALVERHGRRCITATADIRDGDEMTAAIDQGVEELGRLDVIVANAGIHATGAPTWEITEEAWHGTLDVNLTGTWHTVKAGVPHIGAEGGSVVIISSTNGLRGTANSAHYTASKHAVVGLARSLANELGAHQIRVNTVHPGAVGTAMVLNEATFRRLRPDLERPTAEDAAEVLRARNLLPVAWVEPVDVANAVVFLASDEARYITGTQLVVDAGLTQRTT; translated from the coding sequence ATGTCGGGTCTGACGGACAAGGTCGTCGTCGTCACCGGCGCGGCCCAGGGGACCGGACGCGCCCACTGCGAGCGCTTCGCACAGGAGGGTGCCGACGTCATCGCTCTCGACACAGACACGGCGACCGCTGATCTCAGCGCCACCGCGGCGCTCGTCGAGCGGCACGGGCGGCGGTGTATCACGGCGACCGCCGACATCCGAGACGGCGACGAGATGACTGCGGCGATCGACCAAGGCGTCGAGGAACTCGGCAGGCTCGACGTCATCGTCGCCAATGCGGGCATCCACGCGACCGGTGCGCCGACGTGGGAGATCACGGAGGAGGCGTGGCACGGCACCCTGGACGTCAATCTCACCGGCACCTGGCACACGGTCAAGGCGGGTGTTCCCCACATCGGGGCTGAGGGCGGCTCGGTGGTGATCATCAGCTCGACGAACGGCCTGCGGGGTACCGCGAACAGTGCGCATTACACCGCGAGCAAGCACGCAGTCGTCGGGTTGGCCCGATCGCTGGCCAATGAACTGGGAGCACATCAGATTCGGGTCAACACAGTGCACCCCGGTGCGGTGGGCACCGCAATGGTGCTCAACGAGGCGACCTTTCGGCGACTCCGACCAGACCTCGAACGGCCGACCGCCGAGGACGCCGCCGAGGTCCTGCGTGCGCGCAATCTGTTGCCCGTGGCGTGGGTCGAGCCGGTCGACGTCGCCAACGCAGTGGTCTTCCTGGCGTCCGATGAGGCCCGCTACATCACGGGCACCCAACTGGTCGTCGACGCCGGCCTGACGCAGAGGACGACATGA
- a CDS encoding acyl-CoA dehydrogenase family protein has product MSQRVLDRVMELADQFKEQAVEAEKLGQLPDTTVKSMKAIGSIRLLQPESHGGLEVHPREFAETVMATAALDPAAGWINGVVGVHPYQLAYADPRVADEVWGDDIDTWVASPYAPQGVARPVEGGYVFNGRWQFSSGTDACDWIILGAMLGGDDGKPLMPPTMLHMILPRSDYEIVPDSWDVVGLRGTGSKDVIVKDAFVPDYRTMDGTKVMDGSAQIEAGMTKTLYKMPWSTMFPLGISSATIGICEGALAAHLDYQRERVGASGTAIKDDPYVMYEIGEAAAEINASRQALLGNVDMVYDLVDSGAEVTFEQRAAVRRSQVRAVWRAVTAVDQIFARSGGNALRMDKPLQRYWRDAHAGMAHAIHVPGTVYHASALSALGVDPQGPLRAMI; this is encoded by the coding sequence ATGAGCCAGCGCGTACTCGACCGCGTGATGGAACTGGCCGACCAGTTCAAGGAACAGGCGGTGGAGGCCGAGAAGCTCGGCCAGCTCCCCGACACCACCGTCAAGAGCATGAAGGCGATCGGTTCGATCCGCCTGCTGCAGCCGGAGTCGCACGGCGGTCTCGAGGTTCATCCCCGGGAGTTCGCCGAGACGGTGATGGCCACGGCGGCACTGGATCCCGCGGCCGGCTGGATCAACGGCGTCGTGGGGGTGCACCCCTACCAGTTGGCCTACGCCGATCCCCGGGTCGCCGACGAGGTCTGGGGCGACGACATCGACACGTGGGTGGCCTCGCCCTATGCCCCGCAGGGGGTGGCCAGGCCCGTCGAGGGCGGCTATGTCTTCAACGGCCGCTGGCAGTTCAGTTCCGGTACCGACGCCTGTGACTGGATCATCCTGGGCGCGATGCTCGGTGGCGACGACGGCAAACCTCTGATGCCGCCGACAATGCTGCACATGATCCTGCCCCGTTCGGACTACGAGATCGTTCCGGATTCGTGGGATGTGGTGGGGCTGCGCGGCACGGGCTCCAAGGACGTCATCGTCAAGGATGCGTTCGTACCGGACTACCGCACGATGGACGGCACCAAGGTGATGGACGGTAGCGCCCAGATCGAGGCCGGCATGACCAAGACGCTCTACAAGATGCCGTGGTCGACGATGTTCCCCCTTGGCATCAGTTCGGCGACCATCGGAATCTGCGAGGGCGCGCTCGCAGCTCACCTGGACTACCAGCGCGAGCGCGTCGGAGCCAGCGGCACCGCCATCAAGGACGACCCCTACGTGATGTACGAGATCGGGGAGGCCGCCGCGGAGATCAACGCCTCTCGCCAGGCGCTGCTCGGCAACGTCGACATGGTCTATGACCTGGTGGACTCGGGAGCGGAGGTCACGTTCGAACAGCGTGCCGCCGTGCGCCGCTCACAGGTGCGGGCCGTTTGGCGCGCGGTGACCGCGGTGGACCAGATCTTCGCCCGGTCCGGAGGTAACGCACTGCGCATGGACAAACCGCTGCAACGGTATTGGCGCGACGCCCATGCCGGTATGGCGCACGCGATCCACGTGCCAGGAACCGTCTACCACGCCTCGGCGCTGAGTGCGCTCGGCGTCGATCCGCAGGGTCCGCTGCGGGCGATGATCTAG
- a CDS encoding ABC transporter permease, whose amino-acid sequence MPRQGALLPRGLASPMQAVGGLFAMGVDAFRFIFVRPFQWREFLEQSWFVARVSLAPTLLVAIPFTVLVSFVLNILLRELGAADLSGAGAAFGAVTQVGPLVTVLIVAGAGATAMCADLGSRTIREEIDAMEVLGINPVQRLVTPRMLASGLVALLLNSLVVIIGILGGYFFSVFVQDVNPGAFAAGITLLTGVPEVIISCVKAALFGLFAGLIACYRGLTITGGGAKAVGNAVNETVVFAFMALFVINVVVTAIGIQLTAK is encoded by the coding sequence ATGCCACGCCAAGGTGCGCTTCTGCCTAGGGGTTTGGCGTCGCCGATGCAGGCGGTTGGTGGGTTGTTTGCGATGGGGGTGGATGCGTTCAGGTTCATTTTTGTGCGGCCGTTTCAGTGGCGGGAGTTTTTGGAGCAGTCGTGGTTTGTGGCGCGGGTGTCGTTGGCGCCGACGTTGTTGGTGGCGATTCCGTTCACGGTGTTGGTGAGTTTTGTGCTCAATATCTTGTTGCGGGAGTTGGGTGCGGCTGATCTGTCGGGTGCGGGGGCGGCGTTTGGTGCGGTGACTCAGGTGGGTCCGTTGGTGACGGTGTTGATCGTGGCTGGGGCCGGGGCCACGGCGATGTGTGCTGATCTGGGGTCGCGGACGATTCGTGAGGAGATCGACGCGATGGAGGTGTTGGGGATCAATCCGGTGCAGCGGTTGGTGACCCCGCGGATGTTGGCCTCGGGTCTGGTGGCGTTGTTGCTCAATTCGTTGGTGGTGATCATCGGGATTTTGGGTGGGTATTTCTTCTCGGTGTTCGTTCAGGATGTGAACCCGGGGGCGTTCGCGGCGGGGATCACGTTGTTGACCGGGGTGCCCGAGGTGATCATCTCGTGTGTGAAGGCGGCGTTGTTCGGGTTGTTCGCCGGGTTGATCGCGTGTTATCGGGGGTTGACGATCACCGGGGGTGGGGCCAAGGCGGTGGGTAATGCGGTCAACGAGACGGTGGTGTTCGCGTTCATGGCGTTGTTTGTGATCAACGTGGTGGTCACCGCGATCGGCATCCAGTTGACGGCCAAGTAG
- a CDS encoding TIGR03619 family F420-dependent LLM class oxidoreductase translates to MRIGLSTPVVVQVPGVSSEWERTATADDVAQIAAAADACGLEYLTCSEHVAIPSGEADSRGAVYWDPLATLGFLAARTRRIRLATAVLVLAYHHPMEIAKRYGTLDRISGGRLTLGVGIGSLNAEFTLLGAQWDRRADRADDAIRALRASLSSETPQYHGPFYSYDGMTVLPHAMQQHVPIWVGGRSAGSLRRAVRFADGWMPFGLKGDQIRRMLADVDVPQGFEVVLSTSGALDPGCGPGATDEILRELCDSGATAITCSIAATSAAHYCDQVVALAAIADAGRGGS, encoded by the coding sequence ATGAGGATCGGGCTGTCGACCCCGGTGGTGGTACAGGTCCCAGGCGTGTCGTCGGAATGGGAGCGCACCGCTACAGCCGATGACGTGGCCCAGATAGCGGCAGCGGCCGATGCGTGTGGACTGGAGTACCTAACATGCTCAGAGCACGTCGCCATCCCCAGCGGTGAGGCCGACAGCCGCGGCGCGGTCTACTGGGATCCGTTGGCCACACTGGGCTTCCTTGCCGCACGCACCCGGCGAATCCGCCTCGCCACGGCGGTGCTGGTGCTGGCCTATCACCACCCGATGGAGATCGCCAAGCGCTACGGGACACTTGACCGGATCAGCGGCGGGCGGCTCACGCTCGGCGTGGGAATCGGTTCTCTGAATGCGGAGTTCACACTGCTCGGAGCCCAATGGGACCGCCGTGCGGACCGCGCCGACGATGCGATTCGCGCGCTCCGGGCGTCGTTGTCGTCCGAGACGCCGCAGTATCACGGGCCGTTCTACTCCTATGACGGCATGACGGTGCTGCCACACGCGATGCAGCAGCACGTACCCATCTGGGTCGGCGGGCGAAGTGCTGGCTCACTTCGCCGAGCGGTACGGTTCGCCGACGGCTGGATGCCGTTCGGGCTCAAGGGTGACCAGATCAGGCGAATGCTCGCAGACGTCGATGTTCCCCAGGGCTTTGAGGTCGTGCTGTCGACCAGTGGTGCGCTAGATCCCGGTTGCGGCCCCGGCGCGACCGACGAGATCCTGCGCGAGCTATGTGATTCGGGTGCGACCGCGATCACCTGCAGCATCGCGGCCACCTCGGCCGCGCACTACTGCGATCAAGTCGTCGCGCTGGCGGCCATCGCCGACGCAGGCAGGGGAGGATCATGA
- a CDS encoding flavin-containing monooxygenase has translation MNGDGEVVDAVVVGAGFAGIYALHRLRAQGLSVRVFEAAPEVGGTWYYNRYPGARCDVESVDYCYSFSSELEQEWDWSEKYATQAEILRYLNWVTDKLDLRTGITFNTRVTAAVLDEQSLHWTVRTHTGEAVRARFCIMATGPLSAALTPDFDGLNTFTGDIHHTAHWPHHPVDFTGKRVAVIGTGSSGIQSVPLIAEQAEQLYVFQRTPNYSVPAGNQPLTDDDRMRVKADYAERRRLSWRSGGGSPHIAHPRLTMDVTPEERRDAFETRWQLGGVLFSKTFSDQMIDAVANDEARKFYEQKVRSIIDDPDVAELLIPTDHPIGTKRICTDTNYFQTFNRPNVKLISVRSTPIESIDATGINTSDAHYDVDAIVLATGFDAMTGALDKIDIVGRGGHRLRDDWVDGPRTYLGLGVDGFPNMFLVSGPGAPAVLANMVLHAEAHVNWIADAIGHLDAHGYGAIEATVDAVDAWIAECNQRADATLFPKANSWYLGANVPGKPRVFMLFIGGFAVYLDICRDIADAGYKGFSLLKVS, from the coding sequence GTGAACGGTGACGGTGAAGTGGTTGACGCAGTGGTCGTGGGTGCCGGGTTCGCCGGCATATACGCCCTGCACAGGCTGCGCGCACAGGGTTTGTCAGTCCGCGTGTTCGAGGCCGCGCCGGAAGTCGGAGGCACCTGGTACTACAACCGCTACCCGGGCGCGCGGTGTGACGTGGAGAGTGTGGACTACTGCTACTCGTTCTCCTCCGAACTCGAGCAGGAGTGGGACTGGTCGGAGAAGTACGCGACTCAGGCCGAGATTCTGCGCTACCTGAACTGGGTCACCGACAAGCTGGACCTGCGCACCGGGATCACGTTCAACACCCGGGTCACCGCGGCGGTACTCGATGAGCAGTCGCTGCACTGGACGGTGCGCACCCACACCGGCGAGGCCGTCCGCGCCCGCTTCTGCATCATGGCCACCGGGCCGCTTTCGGCAGCTCTGACACCAGACTTCGATGGCCTGAACACGTTCACGGGCGACATCCACCACACCGCACACTGGCCGCATCACCCCGTCGACTTCACGGGTAAGCGCGTCGCCGTCATCGGTACAGGCTCATCGGGCATTCAATCGGTGCCGCTGATCGCCGAGCAGGCCGAGCAGCTCTACGTGTTCCAACGCACGCCCAACTACAGTGTGCCCGCTGGAAACCAGCCGCTGACCGACGACGACCGCATGCGGGTGAAGGCCGACTACGCCGAGCGTCGGCGGCTGTCCTGGCGCAGCGGCGGGGGCTCACCCCACATCGCGCATCCGAGGCTCACGATGGACGTGACCCCCGAGGAGCGTCGTGACGCGTTCGAGACGCGTTGGCAGCTCGGCGGCGTGCTGTTCTCCAAGACCTTCAGCGATCAGATGATCGACGCCGTCGCCAACGACGAGGCCCGCAAGTTCTATGAGCAGAAGGTGCGATCGATAATCGACGACCCCGATGTCGCCGAGCTGCTCATCCCCACCGATCATCCGATCGGCACCAAGCGAATCTGCACCGACACCAACTACTTTCAGACGTTCAATCGTCCCAACGTGAAGTTGATCAGTGTGCGCTCGACTCCCATCGAGTCGATCGACGCGACGGGGATCAACACATCCGACGCGCACTACGACGTCGACGCGATCGTGCTGGCCACGGGCTTCGACGCGATGACGGGCGCACTGGACAAGATCGACATCGTCGGGCGCGGTGGCCATCGGCTGCGAGATGACTGGGTCGACGGCCCCCGGACCTATCTTGGCCTCGGGGTGGACGGGTTTCCGAACATGTTCCTGGTCTCGGGCCCCGGCGCGCCTGCGGTGCTCGCCAACATGGTGCTGCACGCCGAGGCGCACGTGAACTGGATCGCCGACGCGATAGGTCACCTCGACGCGCACGGATACGGTGCGATCGAGGCCACCGTCGACGCCGTCGACGCCTGGATCGCCGAATGCAATCAACGTGCTGACGCGACGTTGTTCCCCAAGGCGAACTCCTGGTACCTGGGCGCCAACGTGCCTGGAAAGCCAAGGGTTTTCATGTTGTTCATCGGCGGCTTCGCGGTGTACCTCGACATCTGCCGCGATATCGCGGACGCAGGCTACAAGGGTTTCAGCCTGCTGAAGGTGTCCTAG
- a CDS encoding alpha/beta fold hydrolase translates to MPNTPEFTEHVENDLREIATPAGVLRYYDAGDGPTLLFLHGSGPGVTGWRNFRGVLPTFAAHFRCLILEFPGFGVSDDFGGHPMITAQGAVTPFLDALSVDRVDIVGNSMGGGVGINFAIHNPDRIGKLVTIGGIGTNVFSPGPSEGIRLLQEFTEDPTRQRLVDWLNSMVYDQALVTDQLIEERWKLATDPETLASARRMYGKAAFAQMMAMMKSADVPMPWALMHKVSAETLLTWGRDDRVSPLDMALIPMRTIPNAELHVFPNCGHWAMIEAKAAFESVVLGFLTRS, encoded by the coding sequence GTGCCCAACACACCGGAGTTCACCGAACACGTCGAGAACGATCTGCGCGAGATCGCCACTCCCGCGGGAGTGCTGCGCTACTACGACGCGGGTGACGGCCCCACCCTCCTGTTCCTGCATGGATCAGGGCCCGGCGTGACCGGCTGGCGCAACTTCCGCGGCGTTCTCCCGACGTTCGCCGCCCACTTCCGCTGTCTCATCCTGGAATTCCCCGGGTTCGGGGTCAGTGACGACTTCGGCGGGCATCCGATGATCACCGCTCAGGGGGCGGTGACACCGTTCCTTGACGCGCTGAGCGTCGACCGCGTCGACATCGTCGGCAACTCGATGGGCGGCGGTGTCGGCATCAACTTCGCGATCCACAACCCGGACCGCATCGGCAAGTTGGTGACCATCGGCGGCATTGGCACGAATGTCTTCAGCCCGGGCCCCAGCGAGGGCATCAGGCTGCTACAGGAGTTCACCGAGGACCCGACCCGGCAGCGCCTCGTCGACTGGCTCAACTCGATGGTCTACGACCAGGCGTTGGTGACCGACCAACTGATTGAGGAACGCTGGAAGCTGGCCACCGACCCGGAGACGCTGGCCTCTGCCCGCCGGATGTACGGCAAGGCGGCGTTCGCACAGATGATGGCGATGATGAAGTCCGCCGACGTGCCGATGCCGTGGGCGCTCATGCACAAGGTCAGCGCGGAAACCCTGTTGACGTGGGGCCGCGACGACCGCGTGAGCCCGCTGGACATGGCGCTGATCCCGATGCGCACCATCCCCAACGCCGAACTGCACGTGTTCCCGAACTGCGGGCACTGGGCAATGATCGAGGCCAAGGCCGCGTTCGAGAGCGTCGTGCTGGGCTTCCTGACCCGGTCCTAG